In Terriglobia bacterium, the sequence CTGGCCATCGTTATTGAAATGGTTCTTGCCGGGGATGGATCGCTTCAGAGTTCGGACGTTTATGGAGCGACGGTGCGCAGCCGTGCCAAGCTGGCCTACAACAGCGTTGCCGGCTGGCTGGAAGGGAACGGGCCGATGCCACCCGGCGTCGGCGCAGTCACCGGTCTCGACGAGAACCTTCGACTCCAGGACCGCGTGGCCCAGAAACTGAAAGCGCTCCGGCACCTCCACGGTGCACTCGATCTCGAAACCATCGAAGCCCGCCCGGTCTTTGACGGAGATGAGCTCAAAGACCTGGAAGCCGATAAAAGAAACAAGGCCAAAGACATTATTGAGGACTTCATGATCGCTGCCAACGGCGTGACCGCGCGATTCCTCGCGGCGAAAAAGTTTCCGTCGCTCCGGCGTGTCGTCCGCATCCCCAAGCGCTGGGACCGGATCATCGAGCTTGCCGCGGAACACGGTTCGACGTTGCCCAAGGAACCCGACTCCAAGGCCCTGGACCAATTCCTGGTAGCGGCGAAAGCCGCGGATCCCCTCCGCTTTCCCGATCTTTCTCTCAGCGTCATCAAGCTCCTGGGTGCCGGTGAATACGTCGTCGAAATTCCGGGAGCGAGTGTCGCCGGGCACTTCGGTCTTGCGGTCAAGGACTATGCTCACTCCACCGCCCCGAACCGCCGGTATCCCGATCTGATTACCCAGCGGTTGCTGAAAGCAGCCGTGGCAGGACGTTCCCTGCCCTACCAAAACGACGAATTGGAGGCGCTCGCAAAGCACTGCACCGAAGAGGAGGACGCCGCGAAGAAGGTTGAACGGCAAGTCACAAAATCCGCCGCCGCGATGCTGTTGGAATCAAGGATCGGCGAGCAGTTTGATGCCATCGTCACCGGCGCGTCGGACAAGGGCACATGGGTCCGTCTTCTGCATCCCCCGGTTGAAGGAAGATTGGTGAGCGGTCTTGAAGGTATGGATGTCGGCCACCGGCTCCGCGTGCAACTGGTCCGCACGGATGTGGAGCGCGGCTATATTGACTTCAAGAGAGTGGCGTAAGATAAGGCGGATCACAGAATGAGGATTAAACCATGAAAACAAACACACTCACTCCGGAACTGCTCCAGAAGATGGACGCCTATTGGCGCGCGGCGAACTATCTCTCGGTCGGGCAAATTTATCTTTACGACAATCCGTTGCTGAAGCGGCCACTGGCGCTCGCGGATGTGAAGCACATGCTGCTGGGACACTGGGGCACGACCCCCGGGCAGAACTTCATTTACGTGCACCTGAACCGGGTCATCAAAAAATACGACCTCGACATGATTTACGTCTCCGGCCCCGGGCACGGCGGCCCGGCGGTGGTGGGCAACACTTATCTCGAGGGCACTTACAGCGAGATCTATCCCAACATCAGCCAGGATGAGGCCGGGCTTCGGAAGCTCTTTATTCAGTTTTCGTTTCCCGGAGGAATTCCCAGCCACGCATCGCCGGAGTGCCCAGGCTCGATCCACGAGGGCGGCGAGTTAGGCTATTCGCTCAGCCATTCGTTCGGGGCGGTGTTCGACAATCCCGACCTCGTCGTCGCCTGCGTCGTCGGCGATGGCGAGGCGGAAACCGGACCGCTGGCCACGGCGTGGCATTCCAACAAGTTTCTCAATCCGGCCACCGACGGCGCGGTGCTGCCGATCCTGCATCTCAACGGCTACAAGATTTCCAACCCGACCCTCCTCGCGCGCATCACCCGCGAGGAATTGGAAGAGTTGTTCCTCGGCTACGGGTGGACGCCCTACTTCGTCGAGGGTCACGAGCCCGGACTGATGCATGAGGCCATGGCCGCAGCGCTTGACACGACGGTGGAGCAGATCAAAAAAATCCAACAGGACGCCCGCAT encodes:
- a CDS encoding RNB domain-containing ribonuclease — encoded protein: MTDTNDKQHRSILRGIAHRAMLERGLVPDFPFQALAELDGIHGPATHTDGSTRDLRNLLWCSIDNDDSRDLDQLTVAESLQGSTDGVVKVLVAVADVDAVVKKRSALDDHARQNTTSVYTVAETFPMLPEKLSTDLTSLNLESDRLAIVIEMVLAGDGSLQSSDVYGATVRSRAKLAYNSVAGWLEGNGPMPPGVGAVTGLDENLRLQDRVAQKLKALRHLHGALDLETIEARPVFDGDELKDLEADKRNKAKDIIEDFMIAANGVTARFLAAKKFPSLRRVVRIPKRWDRIIELAAEHGSTLPKEPDSKALDQFLVAAKAADPLRFPDLSLSVIKLLGAGEYVVEIPGASVAGHFGLAVKDYAHSTAPNRRYPDLITQRLLKAAVAGRSLPYQNDELEALAKHCTEEEDAAKKVERQVTKSAAAMLLESRIGEQFDAIVTGASDKGTWVRLLHPPVEGRLVSGLEGMDVGHRLRVQLVRTDVERGYIDFKRVA